The Lates calcarifer isolate ASB-BC8 linkage group LG19, TLL_Latcal_v3, whole genome shotgun sequence genomic interval TGCAGGGGTTTCACAGCACATCAGGCTTGGTCATGATGCAGCAACATCTTCCACAACTTTCTATCTCACGCCTCGTGAAACCTTCACAGGATGGGAAACTTTTAAAGATAAAAGATGCTCCGCTGTGCTGTTCCGCCTGTGATCCGAGGCTTAGGTTCTGCCCGGTGGTAATTTAATACAGCTGAAATCAGCATTATTGGGGTCCAGTGGGTAGATCGTTGTTGTGAACAAGATTTAGGACAGGCACAGATCGATTACTTAGAGAGGCAATTCTAGACATCTTGAAGAGATACTATTTCACTGCCTGCACTGTTCAAAGGCCAAGTTTCTTCTCTGgcttcagtaaaaaaaaacatctaagtTCTGAAACTTTTAATATTATTATCCACTGGGAAAGTGATGACGTACAGAAGCAGTTATTGGCAGTGAATGTGTTTGACAGAGATTTTAAACTGACTATAACATGAACATAATGTCTGGTCAAGAGGAAAACGTCCTCTCTGCCCTAAGAGATGCGATGAGATCTGCACTGTTCTCTCTAAGAACATAAGTGACAGAGTGATTTAATTCACTGCTATGGACACGGCTCAGTGGGAGCTGCTGCAATAAGAGACAACtattcttttctctgttaagaatcaaaacaaagtctgtgtgtgtgtgtgtgtatgtgtgtgtgctcgtgtttgtctgtgtgcaccTACACAAGTCTGAGCTTGTCTGGCACACTGTTATGAAAGTAGACCATGTgctttgtttactttttctATAAAAAGTGAAGTAAAACGCTGACTAGCCGGTTCATCATTTCACATGTATTTTACATGCAGTCTGCTTCAAGAGGATCAATTTTAGCTTTCATAGGTTATGTCAATTTTGCAATGGCTTCTTCCCCCATTGCAGCACTTAAAGCTTTGGATGTTTGAGTTCTGTTTTAATTCCTAATTCTGTCTCAAAAGATTAGGCCAATTTATTTATGTCAATGATGCTCTTGCACCTCACAGATATACAAAAAAGACCagtttctttcttgttttggaCCAGCAGTCGCCAGCGAAATGAGAAAGGCCTGAGTAGCAAAGAGAGGAAACTAGGCGGcgatttttttaaaacattatctCATGAATTTTTCAGTGAATTCGTGAATGAAAGTGCAGGGCTCTAGTTTTGCTCGCCAAGCGAATAGTGAGCCCTGTTTCTTCAGGATTAAAAATAGCAGCATGAGCCGAGGCTGTGCTGAGGAGAGTGACGGACTTAGAACTGAGGTCTGCAATGATGttcccacaaaaacacagcctcCAGCATccaataatataaaaatatcatcAGCTATACCAAAACAGGGATGCGGGAATCTTACATCACACATGCGACTTACTTAAGGACTAATGAAATATGTTGGTgaagtgtgtctctgtttataAACTGTAGgattaagttattttttatcCAGTCCCTGGCTATGAAAGCTAGGGGGCTTAGGCCTGTAATCCTATTTATCATCCCTCTACCCCATCATATCAAAAATGCAGgtatttattataaatatagGCCAGGATGTGGGAGCTGGTCCATCAGTTATAGGCCACTGAAAGTTCAACAGGCTATTTGTTACTGCGTGCTGCATCTGAACCATCCCTACAGTCTCCAGTCTCATCAACCGAAGAACTAAATAGACTAGTGGGAAAAACAGTGGGTCATATTTGATGTTTTACCTCAGATTAAACCTGTAACCTGTAGAATTCAGTTTGAAGATGTCAAACATGAGTCCTGTCAGCATCGCTGTTGTGACAGCCTGATTTACCATCATCCTGTGGAAGTTACTCCCTTgcatctttgtttctgtgttttcaaacCCAGAAGTTTTAACtcagctgacagacaggtcGTCTGTCGTTACGCTACATCTGTCACAGATGGACTCGGCTGCTTCTCTCTTGGTTGTGTTTACACCTGAAATACCTGGAAATAAACCTAATTTGGCAGAAATACTGTAAATTGGTAAATAATTAGACTTAAACTGCGATAAGCGCCCGCTTTACCTGTAGATGCAGTTTCCATAGCAACGGGAGGCCTTTTCCCGTAGTCCTGAAAAGGATGAAATTGTTGATCCAGGTCGCTCTCCGCCTCGCCGCCTCTCGGCTTGAATTCTTCACGTAGCTCGTCGAACCGGGTCGGTGTGTTACCAAACAGGCCGTTCCTCTCATAGTCATCCCCGAACCACTTCCCTTCCGAGCCTAGCTCCTCACCGGGTTGAGCAGAcatgcttttttcccctgttgTCGGACAAAAGATACACTAGCCGCcgagcttcttcttcttcttcttcttcttcttcttctcctcctctaccGCGTACACCGGGGCTGGACTGTAAATGAGCGTTTGCGCTAGGACGAGTGACggagacaaacacacaacaatgcGGTTCCTGGCTGGCGTCTGTCAACTGAGCCTGGGGTTTGTAGACGCCACAGATGAGGCGGAGCGGTCGGTCGGTCGGTCGGGGAGCAGTAGGAGAGGAGTGAGGTTGATTGTTTTAGTTCACTGCTCCGACGGTGACGTCATGGTGTCCGTTGGCACTTTTATTTGGGGCAGAGTCAAATATGAGAggcattttctctttcagcgTACAAATGAAGTCAAGTGTGATTGACACTGACGGGATGAATGGCAGCAAAAATAATGCTCGGTGTGAGGGGCTTCACTGACTCCACATACAGATAAGTCAGTGAAATTGGACGCAGGGGCCAACGGGGGGGAAGAACGATAAGGTAGCGGAATTCCCCAGCCAAAAAGACGAACTGAAGATGTTAAAAAGTAGCTATAACTTCACATTTAAGTGCCTgcgtgtttttcttttatcactATAAACGCGTGACCATATGAAATAAACCAAAGGATGGTGTATTTTATAATGTTATGAAAAATTGTCCTGCAGTGTGGCGCCCTCATGTGGCAGCTTAAAGTATGACCAGCACCGCAAAACTTTTAACATGGCTCCTTAGCAACCAGACGCTCCTGCCTGGACACAGACTGATGCCAAACATTGCTGAACTCAGATGGGCCAAAGAGTTTGTATTGGAACAAGAAGTCGGCTGGTGTTACGTAATTCATCTTGATAAAGATGTGTTATTATATCCGCCATGCAGACTTTAATTTTACATATTATTTTAAGTTAATACAGTCTTTTATGGTACTTAATTGACGTGAGGTAACAGTTGCAGTGCCTGCGCATCGTCTTGCTAGGTAGTAGCATAACTTTAGCATCAATGTGTGGCAGCATTTAGCTTAGCACAGTTTAGTACTTTTGCTCACTAGTCTCAGTTATTTGCTACAGCTACATTCGAGCAAGCTAATTGCCATGGCTCTTCTTGTAATTTTCCAGCACTATTAATAGAATAAAGCATTGACTGTGCTCTGCATTAGCAAATAAAGTGTTTCAGGATAGAGACGATATGATACACAGTGGGAAACAAAAGCACCGCGGTGATGAGGTGGTGGTCAAAGAACTGGTGAGTATGGAGCTCATATTCAGTTATAAATGCTATCCAAGTTAATATCCAGTTTTGCTACTGCTACTAATTACACGCCCCAATTCAACAGctgatttatttgtattttctttacaACATTACTCTCAACAGTGCATGGTCAATGGAGTGTCCTATGAAAAAATTGCACAAGAAGGAAGCAACATCAGCTCCCTGGAGATCttcttttctggttttcctcgCATGGTTGGCCTTTCTTTCTTCCCAAGGCTCCGTCAGCTTACTATAGTGGGCCAGAACATAAAATGCATTGAGGGTCTTGAAAGCTGTCCTCTGCTGCAAGAGCTCTGGGTTGTCCAGTGCCATCTGACAGTAAGTTTGTTATGCTGGTATGCTTTATAATAATAAGCACTGGCACTGCTGATAACAATAATATGTTTTGTAAATGATTGCAGcttattgttttattgaaatAGTTCTTGCATGCTTAGACCACCATTTGTGGATCACAACCTACAGTTTAAGTAAAACAGGATCCTGCACAAGTGAATTGTACAACATAAGTCATGTATATTAAACAATAATTTGTCCCATCTTCTTTTTATTATAGGGAATATCTGGACTACAAAACTGTGTACAGCTAGAGAAACTCTACCTTTATGATAATCAAATCTCTGAAATAAAGAATTTAGAATTGCAGATCGACCTAGAGGTCCTATGGCTCAACAATAACTGCATCAGTCACATACAGGTTTGGACTGTAAATTATGAATTCACataactatctatctatctatctatctgtctgtctgtctgtctgtctgtctatctatccatccagcATTCTACCATTTGATGTGTGAACTGATGTAGTTCactaaaactgcatttttacaCAATGTATTATATCAGTTAATGTGATAACTGATATGACTGTGCATGTTTTGTCAAAGTACCACACTCCCATTTTTGATCAGCTGTCTGTTATGTGTGGTTGTTATTTTCCAAAGGGCTTGAACACACTTCAAAACCTCAAAGAACTAAACCTTGCTGACAACATAATTGAAAAGATTGGTAGGTTTATAGAATCCTCTCTACTTTCTGTGCCAACTTTGATTGCGATTCTGTGAGCTgtttggggagaaaaaaataaaaaaatttaactTCTTTTCAGGCCATAGCCTTGATCCTAATGTCAGCCTTCAGAGTCTTAATCTGTCCGGGAACAAGATCAGCTCCTTTAAGGTaagattaaaaacagaaatatgctTTTGAAATTCCCTCTGTAAAAAGTTTCCCTGCTTATTTTGTAAAAGCTTATTAAAATCCTTGATCTGAAAAAAGGGCATTTCCAAATTCTTGTGAAATGTCGAGGTCTCGGCCAGTCCAGATTTTCAATCATTTCTACAATGAGTTGGCTGAACAAGACCTTCATTGAGGTATTGAGCAgtataatttaaatttttgtCATCTGGGATTCAGTGATATACATTCAGGATtgcatcttttaaaaaaaattaatcttaCCACATGATAGAAGAGTTTTTTGATGTATAGATTTGAGAGTGATACATTTCTATATTTGTATGCAGTTATACATTTTAGACATACTGTGGCTAACAGTCATTTAGAGTTTGTTCAAGGTTattctgacagaaaacacaaaaggtTTTGTGGCTCTAGCTTTGATTGGATGAACAGCTAAGATCGTATTCCTATTATTCACTGCACCAAGTGTCCAGTATTTTGCAACAGCTACAGAATCAAAGAAAAgagtttttcagtttgtcaaaGTCTCCAGTGTGACAGAGGATGTGTTTGGCTTAATGTGGCATCTAATATTTGGACTTCTTTTTCATCACATAGAAGTTTCCATAGTGCCTTTTATTTTCTATTGCATTATCATCTCTTTCCTTTATGTGGCATATTGTAAAATAATGTCACGTTTTCTCCATTTGTTGACAAATCATTTGTCTGGCTTCTTACAacctacaagaaaaaaaactcccatACTAATCCTTCTCAAAGgcagatgaataaatatatGGACTTTATGTGTAATGTctacagtttatttaaaaaagtaaaaagaaaattctATAAAGGCTTTTAAAGCGCAACCTGCTTGGAATGAACAGAAACTTTGCCCTGTGTgctctgctgttgctgtaacagGAGCTGACCCTGCTTGCCTGCTTACCCCATCTGAGAGTACTAGCACTAAAGGACCCCACGTCCACCCCAAACccagtgtgtctgctgtgtaACTATGCCACACACGTTCTTTACCACATGCCAGGCCTCCAGTGCCTCGACACCTACGATGTCTCAAGCAAGCAAGTCAAGGAAGCAGCTGAGGTACTGCGAGGGACGCTCAGGATTCTCCTGGGTCTCTAATGGGCTTTGGAGAGAGTACAAATTTTCTTAGTTTATTTACTCTGTCACATGAGCATAGCACAGTAATTACCCTAGTAATGAGTAACACTGATTTATGTCAGTTGTTGATTGTTGATGATTTGCCTAAATTCCTAATATTTCTCTTAAATTTCTCTTAGGTTGCTTTAGAAAAAGATTTGACATCACAGATATTTATTCTGCATTTAGTTGTTCCAGTATTTCAGTGGATTTTCCAATCatacttttttcatatttaaatcCAAGACATAATGTCTTAGTACATTTCGTAAATGGAGGAATTTACATGTCAAATACATCACATATGCATGTTTCCTTTAAATTTAACTTGACACATTTCATatctttgtaaatgttattgAATTATTCAGTAGAATTTAAGATGAGgttctgtgtgtgaacagtgcATGCAGACATAAAACTAATACGTGATACAGATATTACCTGTTGAATCTCTACATTTTATGTGGcctgatggattttttttcagccAACAGTATAATTTATGTGCTTTTTCCTTTTAGTCCACAgtaatgaagaaaatgatgtACTACAACATGCGTGTACGTGCTGCTCAAAGGAACCTGGCAGCGACCCGGTTCAATCTGATAGAGAGGAAGAAGACTTTGTTACAGTTACCTGAAGAATGTATCAGGACCCTCAGTCATGCCCTCAAAAATGTATGTGCAATCCTTGAAACACTTTTaagaatattttattaaaagcaCGAGGTAAGTTATGAAGGCCACAGATTGCTGTTATTATGGCAAAGTTAAGAGAGCTGTTGTCATACACATTCCCAGCTTGAACGTGAACTCTCCAAGGTCCAGGCTGGGTGTAAGATGTCCGCTTCCACATTGGAGGATGAACCAGGTGGGCGGACCCAGCTGGTGGAAGGTTCATCCGACAGATGTGATCCACCTGACATCAGCCGTGATCCAGCCATGGAGGCCAAAATACTCACCAAGATGGAAGCACTGAGGGAGAGGCTGACGCTGTGGATGAGGCGGCTTGATGAGTTAGTTTGTATACTTGGACAAGATAGAGAGAGAATTTAACAATAATTTATACAATTTTATCTCCATTTTTCTATATTTGAGTGTCTTAGTATGAATTAATGATGAAATATATTCTTTTATATTCAGGATTGAAGCCTGTTACGAGCGGGATTTGGCCCAAGCCACAAACATGATGGAATATACAGTCCAGTTTCTGTTGATGGAGCTAGAGAGTGTTGGAAATATTCGTTTGGAGGAGGGCTGCTCCACAGACCCATGGTAATTATTTGGTATTATTATTTGTAACAACAACCATCTTGTAATTTACCGTCACAGTGGGAGAATCAAAACAGACTTTCCTAAgctctgatttttttctgctgtgtgcaCAACAGGTTTACTTCCTGTTGCGACCTCCTGCTTTCCCGCTTCTCTCAATCAGACTACAGGGTTCACGGTATCACTGGCATAAAGATCAATAGAGTTATCCGCATCTACAACAGTGCTTTGAGGCTTCGCTTTGAGGACAAACTTCATAGCCTTCTAGCCAGCGAAGACACTGTTATCTTTTCACAGTACGTGAAACTGCactgtaatgatgatgatgatacctGGGTTTTTAACAGTAACCTTACAGACATGTTAAGCTTAATATTGTCCATCAGGTATTAGTTTAAGTCTTCCGTAAACTTTTTAAACAGGAATTACAGACGTCGACTGGAGCACTTGTTCTACATTACTGACCCTGAAAAATTCAGTGAGAGGGCAGAAATTTTGTGCATTCTGGAGGAGGGCTTTAAAACTGCTGAACAATATAAGGTGTGTATACAGCTGTAATTATTAgttcaaagaattcacccacACAAGACTCCATTCCAACACCCAGAATGTATGCTGAGCATGAAGAGAAACATTTAAACTAGTAAATCAGTTTAGTCAGCTCACTGCTCTATACTTGTACACAATGAGTAATAGAAGAAAAGACTGTAAACTGTAATTTATAATCTAAAAATCTCTATGGAATTTTTGCACAACCTTTTGTTTACTACATGAGTGCTATGCAACAGAACAGAATCAgtaatttctttttcatatgaacttcaaaaaaaacacacactaatttTTACCATGTTGACTTTGAATTAGGCCTTGGGAAGAGAGAGTGCCATACCTTTATCCAACAGCCTGAGTGTGACCGAACAGCCCAGAATGGAACACACTCTGCGTCAGGCCAGCCAACGTGATTCTAAGCACAGTATGGATACAGTCCCATTCAGGCACGGTGGGTCACAGTATTGTATCATTATATTCCCATTAGCAGACTACAGTTTTTTTCCTACAAAGCTGAAATACTAGTGTTTGATGCCTGTAGGTCAGATTATTATCTCCAAAGTGTTCGTGGGTCATAGCATGCCAATCCGAGAGGGAGAACCAGTGGACAGAAGCAGCCATCCCAGACTCTGCTCTGTATATCGCAACATGGACACTAAGCACAAAACTGCAATGAGTGAAGGTATGCAGCATATCAAAAGACATGAATAGAATTATTTTTCAGTCAGTAGTTGTACAGTGTCATTACATCTCCATGTCTTTTTCACTTAGAGAGACCTCActcctccaaaacacacactggtcCTGAGTGCAGCCCCAGACGAAGACAGTGGTTTGTGTTTGACCATGAACTAGTCTTGCCTGAGTACATCATATATTTTGAATACATAACTGGGGTAATTAACTAATTGTTTCTGTTTAATAACATATGACATGTAACATGGATCATTAATCCATGGGCCAATTCTATTCTTCTTGTATGTGCGTCTTCTCAGATTGTTTGATGTCAGCCTTAACTTTAAATTATGCAAAACTGAAGCCCTGGTTCTGTCAGTCCCCTGTGGTCTTccaaattaaaataatgaagGCTGCCTTGAAGACTTCAGCAGTTCATTTTGATCTGAGCTCTTAATTTGaacaaaaatctgaataataaaagaaaaaaagtgctCAGTCATGCTGAACCTGATTTGATCAAAATTATACAGCAAAGCTTTTAACCAAATCTAAGAAATGGTAAAGCAGACCATTCTGATTTTTAGTCTCTTTGCTGGTTGTACACTTGTTTTAGAATTGATTGTGAATACTCACTACGAGTTAATAATTCTGAACTTTTTGATGTGTTGTTATAAGAACCAAGAACAGCCTCCATCGCCAGGAAGTAGCGCAGGCAGAGATGAAGCTCCTTCCAACGATATCATCCTGGACAAGGAAGTTCCTCAATATGGAACCTGTGCTGAAAGCTCAGCCCAAGCTGTTGAGCTTGGATGACAAAATTTTGCTTAATGTGGCCAGAGCCAATGTACTGAGTCAGATTACTGTAAGTATTCTGGTTTTTCACAGGAAGATTGGTTTTAAAGCCATTTCATACACTAATAATAAACTATAACGGGTGTTCTGAATCTCCAGGTACTGAACCTTCATGGCAACAGTCTGAGCAAGATAAAAGAGATCTCCCGCCTTACAGCTCTGCGGCATCTTACCATCAGCTTCAATGAGTTCACACGCCTTGATGACATTTCTCACATGGTAAGAGTGATAATAGAGAATTATATGATAGACTTTAACTAAGCAGTTTGTCTTAAGAAAGCAGACCATGCACCATAGCATGAAGCAGAAACTTCATCCATTGTCTCTTTTACCAAATAACAGCCCAATCTTGAGTTTTTGGATGCAAGCTATAACCACCTGGTGACCCTAGAAGGGCTGAGGGGTTTGGGACAACTGAGACAGCTCGATGTGCGCTGGAATAAGTTGACCAAGGCCAGAGAAGATACAGCAGTGCTAAGAAAACATACACCTGCAATTCTGAAGCTTGACACCCGATATAACCCCTGGAACAGGGTGCGTGTTGTGATCAGAAATTGAATTATATCTAAATACATATAGGTTGAAGCTCAAAATACAAATTCCACAATTAGTATATACACAGAGTATGTGCTGCAATGTTCTGAAAGTGACTTGAAgctgtttttctccttccaGCCCGAGGCAGTCAGAATGACCATACTGGGACGTCTAACGACACTCACACACCTGGATGATGTGATGGTAACAGAAGAGGAAGCTGCCGATGCTGTTCACACAGCTACTGGGTCCAAAATTAACCAGGTTCCAATTTTACAGATATAAGTATTTGTATACAGATACTAAAAGCAAATGTTGATTGACTACTTAAAAATAAGTGGTTATGTGCTCCAGTGAAGGTTTCAGTATGTGAACATCCATATTTCAGAATGTACTGTAACTCTATCAGACCTGTTGACACTCTGCTCACAGGCATCTCTCCTGGCTCACTCACGCACCAACTGTGATCGTCCCCGCAGTCTCAGCCTGCTGTCAACAGCCCAGCTCCAATGTCTTCTCAGCCCAGCACCCTGGAGGCTCAGCGCAGAGCTGGAGCCAGACTGGACTGCAAAGGTGAGCTTCAGTATGTGGGGTGATTTCTAAAAAGTTTTAGGATAATGTTTCCTCTAGTGAGTGGCCAGGCCGCACGATATTTATACTATAATAATTGTAATTTGAAATGGATTGCATGCTTGATATCTTTAATAATTTATAcattgttaatgtgtttgtgacCCTAAAATTTTGACCAGATCACAGCCCTGAACCTTGACAGCCAGAGGATTTCTAGGCTAATCAATCTGAATAAGTTGGTGAACTTGCGCTGGGCCTCCTTTAATGACAATGAAATCTCTAAAGTGGAAGGACTGGACAGCTGCTTGAAGCTGGAAGAACTTTCTctgaacaacaacagcatcagcacAATCAGTGGTCAGTCACACTGTCAACTTCACAATGAAGTTGGAAAATCTCACCTTTATATATACAAGTATGTTGTGCATTGGTTGTTTTATTGCAGGATAAATCCAAACTaaaccaaatcaaacaaaatgttgGTTGATTTGTATTAACACCTTATACCCAGACCACAGCACAGTGGacacattatttttctctgtcttttctctctgtttcttcaggCCTGTCAAAGCTACATTGTCTAAATAAACTGAGTGTAGATGGGAATCAGCTTTCTAGTCTGGATGCTTCAGTCCTTGATCAGCTGCCCAACTTgtgctttctgtctgtggagAACAACTGTATCAGTTCCCTGCACGGCATCCAGAGGATTCGCTCCCTTCTTGAACTCTACATCGGCGACAACCAGATTTCTACATCACGAGACATCTACTATCTAAAGGCAAGGATctgataaacacaaaataattttaaaacaaaacactctgATATACGCTGGGAGAGAAGAAGTACTGAAGATTTCAGATTTTCCAGACATTCTTGTTGTATTGTTTTAGCTCATATGCCACATCTTCTTTTCAGGGACTGACAAACCTCATTATTCTGGATCTTTATGGGAATCCTTTAGTGGAGAAGCTGGAAAACTATCGGATATATGTCGTGTTCCACCTGCCCTCCCTGAAAGCCCTGGATGGGACTGCAGTCGTATGTGCCAAAAACAGCGTCCAATTCTGTCAGATAGTGTAGTGGTGATGACATAATTATATCTACTATtttgtatttgctgttgttttctccaGGAAGTAACTGAGTGTGAGAGTGCAAAGGATATGTTTGGAGGAAGACTAACCACTGACATGGTAGCAGAGAAGCTGGGCCACTCTAACTACATGGACATCACCTACCTCACCCTGCAGTCCTGCTCTATTAGGTAGTAGCTGACGGATAAACACAACACATGTCAAAATTGAGCACGATTATAGTGATTTTCTTTGCTGAAAGAAAGAGGTAGTGGAAGAAAGGGGtcatttaaagtttgtttttttttttcccccacaggATGGTCGATCTGTCTCCAGCAGACCTGTTCAGTAGCCTGCGTAGTGTCAACTTAGACCACAATAACCTCACCTCTTTCTCTGGCCTCATTTACCTGCCGAACATCAAAGTACAAATTACACTGACTTCAAAATCAGAAAACTGGCTTTAAATGCAACTGAGTCATGgacaaataaattattttcagtgttcTCTGTGCAGGCTCTGTGTCTCAACTATAATCACATTGAGTCCATCCTGCCCAGGCAGAAGACTCAGGCTCAtctgacaaacagacaaatactCTACAGCAAAGTCCACTCCAGTGGTTACGGTCAACAGAGCTCATCCAAAGGCAACAGGTAACACAATTCTTAATTCAGTAATTCCATgtgca includes:
- the lrrc9 gene encoding leucine-rich repeat-containing protein 9 — encoded protein: MIHSGKQKHRGDEVVVKELCMVNGVSYEKIAQEGSNISSLEIFFSGFPRMVGLSFFPRLRQLTIVGQNIKCIEGLESCPLLQELWVVQCHLTGISGLQNCVQLEKLYLYDNQISEIKNLELQIDLEVLWLNNNCISHIQGLNTLQNLKELNLADNIIEKIGHSLDPNVSLQSLNLSGNKISSFKELTLLACLPHLRVLALKDPTSTPNPVCLLCNYATHVLYHMPGLQCLDTYDVSSKQVKEAAESTVMKKMMYYNMRVRAAQRNLAATRFNLIERKKTLLQLPEECIRTLSHALKNLERELSKVQAGCKMSASTLEDEPGGRTQLVEGSSDRCDPPDISRDPAMEAKILTKMEALRERLTLWMRRLDEIEACYERDLAQATNMMEYTVQFLLMELESVGNIRLEEGCSTDPWFTSCCDLLLSRFSQSDYRVHGITGIKINRVIRIYNSALRLRFEDKLHSLLASEDTVIFSQNYRRRLEHLFYITDPEKFSERAEILCILEEGFKTAEQYKALGRESAIPLSNSLSVTEQPRMEHTLRQASQRDSKHSMDTVPFRHGQIIISKVFVGHSMPIREGEPVDRSSHPRLCSVYRNMDTKHKTAMSEERPHSSKTHTGPECSPRRRQWFVFDHELVLPEYIIYFEYITGNSLHRQEVAQAEMKLLPTISSWTRKFLNMEPVLKAQPKLLSLDDKILLNVARANVLSQITVLNLHGNSLSKIKEISRLTALRHLTISFNEFTRLDDISHMPNLEFLDASYNHLVTLEGLRGLGQLRQLDVRWNKLTKAREDTAVLRKHTPAILKLDTRYNPWNRPEAVRMTILGRLTTLTHLDDVMVTEEEAADAVHTATGSKINQASLLAHSRTNCDRPRSLSLLSTAQLQCLLSPAPWRLSAELEPDWTAKITALNLDSQRISRLINLNKLVNLRWASFNDNEISKVEGLDSCLKLEELSLNNNSISTISGLSKLHCLNKLSVDGNQLSSLDASVLDQLPNLCFLSVENNCISSLHGIQRIRSLLELYIGDNQISTSRDIYYLKGLTNLIILDLYGNPLVEKLENYRIYVVFHLPSLKALDGTAVEVTECESAKDMFGGRLTTDMVAEKLGHSNYMDITYLTLQSCSIRMVDLSPADLFSSLRSVNLDHNNLTSFSGLIYLPNIKALCLNYNHIESILPRQKTQAHLTNRQILYSKVHSSGYGQQSSSKGNRDTGPTGSLEPLMGSLEVLHLSHNGISNMANLQLSRLTNLKALFLQGNEISQVEGLEGLHQLRELVLDKNRIKALSENSFIAQSILLELHLAENRIRELNHLDPLTELRKLFLGMNKLQDITELDKLEVLPSLTELSVVGNPVARNSLHRPAVVLHLSRLQVLDGVMVTLEEKTRAELLSSDPSPCSQCPGASLPTTEINLPGLLPLMSRNTPLRGMSTSGGLQNFMHGHDILSSNMDEAQSHYTYKHKKHKHGNTTRSGQTDITFRHIRRTGSNLPTTGLLSDGNRVIITYHNQEQDNRYPNGGKPPHM